A genomic segment from Perca flavescens isolate YP-PL-M2 chromosome 13, PFLA_1.0, whole genome shotgun sequence encodes:
- the LOC114567066 gene encoding trafficking regulator of GLUT4 1: MAINTDAAFGKSALGEREVSNPTDFQDTEKLLSIATTEPTGQSNIKPSDSFSLNIRGSVRSLDADQNGHRSPLKSGSIGHLSTPPKSLSRLSLGPLPSPVPPGSVPPSYLWLAVLSCFCPAVPLNVCALWYANVSRSVLHTGDIEGARKYGRLSMLLSCLAMLLGVAVIIFIVFTLETQK, translated from the exons ATGGCTATCAACACTGATGCTGCCTTTGGGAAAAGCGCCCTCGGCGAGAGGGAAGTTTCCAATCCCACCGACTTCCAGGACACGGAGAAGCTGCTGAGCATTGCGACCACCGAGCCCACCGGGCAGAGCAACATCAAACCGTCCGACTCCTTCTCCCTCAATATCAGAGGGAGCGTCCGGTCCCTGGATGCTGACCAGAACGGACACAGATCACCGCTAAAGTCGGGCTCCATCGGGCATCTGTCGACCCCACCCAAATCCTTGTCCCGTCTCAGCCTGGGCCCGCTTCCCTCCCCGGTGCCGCCCGGGTCCGTACCCCCAAGTTACCTCTGGCTCGCCGTGCTGTCCTGTTTCTGCCCCGCAGTGCCGCTCAACGTATGTGCCTTGTGGTATGCAAATGtg TCGAGGTCTGTTCTCCATACAGGAGATATTGAAGGAGCAAGGAAGTATGGGCGTCTGTCTATGCTGCTCAGCTGTCTGGCAATGCTGCTGGGTGTGGCTGTCATCATCTTCATAGTGTTTACATTAG AGACCCAGAAGTGA